A region of Trueperaceae bacterium DNA encodes the following proteins:
- a CDS encoding GNAT family N-acetyltransferase, producing the protein MVATVRLASTDDEILRCYPIMRELRTHLEETSFLERVRRQEREGYRLAYLHRNGEVLAVAGFRISEFLAYGRILYVDDLVTAPAHRSTGSGKVLVDWLTERARGAGCNELHLDSGTQRRSAHRFYHREGLEIVNFHFAKRV; encoded by the coding sequence GTGGTCGCCACCGTCAGACTCGCCAGCACCGACGACGAGATACTCCGCTGCTACCCGATCATGCGAGAGCTTCGAACTCACCTCGAGGAAACGTCCTTTCTGGAGCGGGTGCGAAGGCAGGAGCGCGAAGGTTACCGGCTGGCGTATCTCCACCGCAACGGCGAAGTCCTAGCTGTGGCCGGATTCCGAATATCGGAATTCCTCGCCTATGGCAGGATTCTCTACGTCGATGACCTCGTAACCGCTCCTGCTCACCGTTCGACGGGAAGCGGAAAAGTCCTCGTCGACTGGCTCACGGAACGAGCCCGGGGAGCCGGCTGCAACGAGTTGCACCTCGACTCCGGCACCCAACGGCGATCGGCCCACCGCTTCTACCACCGTGAGGGACTCGAGATCGTCAATTTCCATTTCGCCAAGCGGGTTTGA